One Uranotaenia lowii strain MFRU-FL unplaced genomic scaffold, ASM2978415v1 HiC_scaffold_681, whole genome shotgun sequence DNA segment encodes these proteins:
- the LOC129760613 gene encoding protein sex-lethal isoform X2, producing MYSKMNGYPSSTFRSSGGRLWGMSHSLPSGMDSDFSYSSRTRMYDMPMSSTFGNAPPQHTSSSSTSSLSGMNFGTGSSNYSGTNLIVNYIPQDMAEGELYSMFSAMGAIETCRIMRDVKTGYSFGFGFVNFLNEEAAQRAIRCLNGYTVRGKRLKVSFARPQSDALKETNLYITNLPRTITEDQLDIIFGKYGLIVQKNILRDKLTGHPRGVAFVRYNKREEAQEAISALNNVIPQGGTQPLNVRVAEDHGRAKAALFVPSYNSIVHNNRGRVRVRNNPY from the exons TGGCGGACGATTATGGGGAATGTCACACTCTCTCCCATCTGGAATG GATTCTGACTTTTCATACTCGTCACGGACGCGAATGTATGACATGCCGATGAGCAGCACATTCGGAAACGCACCTCCTCAGCATACATCGTCTTCGAGTACAAGTTCGTTGTCTGGGATGAACTTCGGAACCGGTAGTAGTAATTATTCTGGCACAAACTTGATTGTCAATTATATACCGCAGGATATGGCAGAAGGAGAACTATACTCGATGTTTTCTGCGATGGGCGCAATCGAAACATGTCGTATCATGAGAGATGTGAAG ACTGGCTATAGCTTTGGCTTTGGtttcgttaattttttgaacGAAGAAGCAGCACAGCGAGCTATAAGGTGTCTTAATGGTTACACGGTTCGAGGCAAGAGATTAAAAGTGTCCTTCGCAAGGCCACAAAGCGATGCGTTGAAGGAAACCAACTTATACATAACAAATCTTCCGAGAACCATCACTGAAGACCAGTTAGATATTATTTTCGGTAAATATGGTCTCATCGTTCAGAAAAATATCTTGAGAGATAAGTTAACTGGCCACCCACGAGGAGTAGCATTTGTAAG gtacaacaAACGAGAGGAAGCTCAAGAAGCGATATCGGCTTTAAACAACGTCATACCACAGGGTGGTACACAACCGTTGAATGTTAGAGTGGCAGAAGATCATGGTCGTGCGAAAGCAGCCCTATTTGTCCCGTCGTACAACTCTATTGTTCACAATAACCGAGGTAGAGTACGAGTGCGCAATAATCCATATTAA
- the LOC129760613 gene encoding protein sex-lethal isoform X1 — translation MYSKMNGYPSSTFRSSGGRLWGMSHSLPSGMSNYAYGQDSDFSYSSRTRMYDMPMSSTFGNAPPQHTSSSSTSSLSGMNFGTGSSNYSGTNLIVNYIPQDMAEGELYSMFSAMGAIETCRIMRDVKTGYSFGFGFVNFLNEEAAQRAIRCLNGYTVRGKRLKVSFARPQSDALKETNLYITNLPRTITEDQLDIIFGKYGLIVQKNILRDKLTGHPRGVAFVRYNKREEAQEAISALNNVIPQGGTQPLNVRVAEDHGRAKAALFVPSYNSIVHNNRGRVRVRNNPY, via the exons TGGCGGACGATTATGGGGAATGTCACACTCTCTCCCATCTGGAATG tcCAATTATGCATACGGCCAGGATTCTGACTTTTCATACTCGTCACGGACGCGAATGTATGACATGCCGATGAGCAGCACATTCGGAAACGCACCTCCTCAGCATACATCGTCTTCGAGTACAAGTTCGTTGTCTGGGATGAACTTCGGAACCGGTAGTAGTAATTATTCTGGCACAAACTTGATTGTCAATTATATACCGCAGGATATGGCAGAAGGAGAACTATACTCGATGTTTTCTGCGATGGGCGCAATCGAAACATGTCGTATCATGAGAGATGTGAAG ACTGGCTATAGCTTTGGCTTTGGtttcgttaattttttgaacGAAGAAGCAGCACAGCGAGCTATAAGGTGTCTTAATGGTTACACGGTTCGAGGCAAGAGATTAAAAGTGTCCTTCGCAAGGCCACAAAGCGATGCGTTGAAGGAAACCAACTTATACATAACAAATCTTCCGAGAACCATCACTGAAGACCAGTTAGATATTATTTTCGGTAAATATGGTCTCATCGTTCAGAAAAATATCTTGAGAGATAAGTTAACTGGCCACCCACGAGGAGTAGCATTTGTAAG gtacaacaAACGAGAGGAAGCTCAAGAAGCGATATCGGCTTTAAACAACGTCATACCACAGGGTGGTACACAACCGTTGAATGTTAGAGTGGCAGAAGATCATGGTCGTGCGAAAGCAGCCCTATTTGTCCCGTCGTACAACTCTATTGTTCACAATAACCGAGGTAGAGTACGAGTGCGCAATAATCCATATTAA